One window from the genome of Micromonospora aurantiaca ATCC 27029 encodes:
- a CDS encoding helix-turn-helix transcriptional regulator, with amino-acid sequence MLVQQEEQITRLRRVFHACEEQQRGHVALVTGAVGSGKTSLLESFGEWTAGSRGQVMSATGSRAERGLHLGVVGQLFHSARLAPETAAHVEKLLRDATSAVPLPEVGGEASDGDRAWAPLLHGLFTTLIDLTANGPLVLLVDDVHHADPASLHCLLYVTRRLRHARIMVVFAEASTLRPPHPLFRAELLSQPHFSRIGLPPLTVDAVARLVEGAVDDADTRATAEHYVRMTGGNPLLTRALLDERAGGEGSDHDVPSVGGAFDQAVLGCLYRHEPGVRRVAQALAVLDRPASTELLGHLLDVMPATTVPAVRVLRTSGLMECDQLRHSRILRSILADMSADERRSLHQRAAEVLHDRGAEASVVAEHLVAAGAAVTGWRVPVLQDAAGHALSSGRPDVATACLRLLARAPVDEQQRTATTEMLVNARWQINPLTVNGQLTELVQTARAAGWSTDASLSAVPYLLWQGRIDEAAEAVSGFSADEEQGPAAPPGRLRIMQLLISLSHPDHLANVRQTPATWSRAAGAPTTVSPLLQAVTVLGAALTPTADNDTVTTAEQILQRHHTDDGALGLLTAPLLALLWAGRSDRAAVWGDVLLDRPVAQHAPGWRAVIRAIRAEAALRVGDLPGAEHHARAALEDMPAPAWGVAIAGPLSTLIASATESGRFAEADRWLAHPTPPGMFRTPLGLHYLAARGRHHLAVRRPHAATTDLRRCGELMRTWGIDAAGLVPWRLELARVQLSVGNKTQAMQLLQEQLRVPHGVDDRTRGRTLRLLATTAAQDHRRKLLSEAVNLLQSSGDRLELVRALGDTGQTLQRAGDSARARLLVRRAYQLAQDCGASVLAQRLIRREPGSGLPAYPAAAELQEPDDGLSDAERRVAALAAQGHTNRQISSRLFITVSTVEQHLTRVYRKLDVKRRTDLPSRLVMYAETLADETQSATS; translated from the coding sequence GTGTTGGTTCAGCAAGAGGAACAGATCACCCGTCTGCGGCGCGTGTTCCACGCGTGCGAGGAGCAGCAGCGCGGACACGTCGCGCTGGTCACCGGTGCCGTGGGCAGCGGCAAGACCAGCCTGCTGGAGTCGTTCGGCGAGTGGACGGCCGGCTCCCGCGGGCAGGTGATGAGCGCGACCGGCTCGCGGGCGGAGCGCGGTCTCCACCTGGGAGTCGTCGGGCAGCTGTTCCACAGTGCACGACTCGCCCCGGAGACCGCCGCCCACGTCGAGAAGCTGCTGCGCGACGCCACCTCCGCGGTGCCGTTGCCCGAAGTCGGCGGCGAGGCGTCCGACGGAGACCGGGCCTGGGCACCCCTGCTGCACGGCCTCTTCACCACCCTGATCGACCTGACTGCCAACGGGCCCCTGGTCCTCCTCGTCGACGACGTGCACCACGCGGACCCGGCCTCGCTGCACTGCCTTCTCTACGTGACCCGGCGGCTGCGCCACGCCCGGATCATGGTCGTGTTCGCGGAGGCGTCGACGCTGCGCCCGCCGCACCCGCTGTTCCGCGCCGAGCTGCTCAGCCAGCCGCACTTCTCCCGGATCGGCCTGCCACCGCTGACCGTCGACGCCGTCGCCCGGCTGGTCGAGGGCGCCGTCGACGACGCCGACACCCGCGCGACCGCGGAACACTACGTCCGGATGACCGGAGGCAATCCGCTGCTCACCCGGGCGCTGCTCGACGAACGGGCCGGTGGCGAGGGCAGCGACCACGACGTTCCGTCCGTCGGTGGCGCGTTCGACCAGGCCGTGCTCGGGTGCCTCTACCGCCACGAGCCCGGGGTACGCCGGGTGGCCCAGGCGCTCGCCGTGCTCGACCGGCCCGCGTCGACCGAACTGCTCGGCCACCTCCTCGACGTGATGCCCGCGACCACGGTCCCGGCGGTACGGGTGTTGCGTACCTCGGGCCTGATGGAGTGCGACCAGCTACGCCACTCGCGCATCCTGCGCTCGATCCTGGCTGACATGTCGGCCGACGAGCGGCGCAGCCTGCACCAGCGGGCCGCCGAGGTGCTGCACGACCGCGGCGCCGAGGCGAGCGTGGTCGCCGAGCACCTCGTTGCCGCCGGTGCGGCGGTGACCGGCTGGAGGGTGCCGGTGCTCCAGGACGCCGCCGGTCACGCGCTCTCGTCGGGCCGGCCCGACGTGGCGACAGCCTGCCTGCGGCTGCTCGCCCGCGCGCCGGTGGACGAGCAGCAACGCACCGCCACCACCGAGATGCTGGTGAATGCCCGCTGGCAGATCAACCCGTTGACGGTGAACGGGCAGCTGACGGAGCTGGTGCAGACGGCGCGGGCCGCCGGCTGGTCCACCGATGCGAGCCTCTCCGCCGTGCCGTACCTGCTCTGGCAGGGCCGCATCGATGAGGCTGCCGAGGCCGTCAGCGGCTTCTCGGCGGACGAGGAGCAGGGCCCGGCCGCCCCGCCCGGCCGCCTGCGGATCATGCAGCTTCTGATCTCCCTCTCCCACCCGGACCACCTGGCGAACGTGCGGCAGACCCCGGCCACCTGGAGCCGCGCGGCCGGCGCCCCGACCACCGTCAGCCCGCTCCTGCAGGCGGTCACGGTGCTCGGCGCCGCGCTGACGCCGACCGCCGACAACGACACGGTGACGACCGCCGAGCAGATCCTGCAGCGCCACCACACGGACGACGGCGCCCTCGGCCTGCTGACCGCGCCCCTGCTGGCGCTGCTCTGGGCCGGCCGGTCGGACCGGGCCGCGGTCTGGGGCGACGTGCTGCTCGACCGGCCGGTGGCTCAGCACGCGCCGGGCTGGCGGGCCGTGATCCGGGCGATCCGGGCGGAGGCGGCCCTGCGCGTCGGCGATCTGCCCGGTGCCGAGCACCACGCCCGTGCGGCCCTGGAAGACATGCCCGCCCCCGCCTGGGGTGTGGCGATCGCCGGACCGCTGTCCACCCTGATCGCGTCCGCGACGGAGTCGGGCCGGTTCGCCGAGGCCGACCGGTGGCTGGCCCACCCGACCCCGCCCGGCATGTTCCGCACCCCGTTGGGCCTGCACTACCTGGCCGCACGCGGCCGGCACCACCTGGCCGTACGCCGGCCGCACGCCGCCACCACCGACCTGCGGCGCTGCGGCGAGCTGATGCGTACGTGGGGGATCGACGCGGCCGGACTGGTGCCGTGGCGGCTGGAGCTGGCCCGGGTGCAGCTCAGCGTCGGCAACAAGACGCAGGCGATGCAGCTCCTGCAGGAGCAGTTGCGGGTGCCGCACGGGGTCGACGACCGGACCCGGGGCCGTACGCTGCGCCTGCTCGCCACCACCGCCGCCCAGGACCACCGGCGCAAGCTGCTCTCCGAGGCGGTCAACCTGCTCCAGTCCAGCGGCGACCGGTTGGAGCTCGTCCGCGCCCTCGGCGACACCGGTCAGACACTCCAGCGCGCCGGAGACTCCGCCCGCGCCCGGCTGCTCGTCCGCCGCGCCTACCAGCTCGCGCAGGACTGCGGGGCGTCGGTGCTGGCTCAGCGGCTGATCCGCCGGGAGCCGGGCAGCGGACTGCCGGCGTACCCGGCCGCCGCCGAGCTCCAGGAACCGGACGACGGGCTGAGTGACGCCGAGCGGCGCGTCGCCGCGCTGGCCGCACAGGGCCACACCAACCGCCAGATCTCCAGCCGGCTCTTCATCACGGTGAGCACTGTCGAGCAGCACCTGACCCGGGTCTACCGCAAGCTCGACGTGAAGCGCCGGACCGACCTCCCGTCCCGGCTCGTCATGTACGCCGAGACACTGGCCGACGAGACACAGAGCGCCACGTCCTGA
- a CDS encoding helix-turn-helix transcriptional regulator — protein sequence MDQLDTAAACLQVPVPPAIFETPLGLHYLHARGTHALAAGSPEAALADFQLCGQLMQRWRLDFSGLVPWRTESARALLRMGRRQQARKLVRDELARLRPVHVRYRAAALRVLAATEEGQERIPHLRSAVRLLRQCGDRMELAHNLADLGHAYEQAGDRRQARAATRSARALAEECGIPTLWPSALSTRDGATGGRAGAAVVVQGLTDTESRMATLAAQGHTNREIAEKLFLTVSAIEQRMTRIYRKLDVNSRSELAGRLRFDRPGTTVLDPLTRGTDPPGGRPSGPRPR from the coding sequence ATGGACCAGCTCGACACGGCGGCCGCCTGCCTTCAGGTGCCGGTGCCGCCGGCGATCTTCGAGACCCCGCTCGGGCTGCACTACCTGCACGCCCGCGGGACGCACGCCCTCGCCGCGGGAAGCCCCGAGGCCGCGCTGGCCGACTTCCAGCTCTGCGGGCAGCTGATGCAGCGGTGGCGGCTGGACTTCTCGGGCCTGGTGCCGTGGCGCACCGAGTCGGCTCGGGCACTGCTCCGGATGGGCCGCCGTCAGCAGGCGCGCAAGCTGGTGCGCGACGAGTTGGCCCGGCTGCGGCCCGTCCATGTCCGGTACCGGGCCGCGGCCCTGCGGGTTCTGGCCGCGACCGAGGAGGGACAGGAACGGATCCCGCACCTGCGCAGCGCCGTACGGCTGCTGCGGCAGTGCGGCGACCGGATGGAACTGGCGCACAACCTTGCCGACCTCGGTCACGCCTACGAGCAGGCCGGCGACCGGCGGCAGGCCCGCGCCGCGACCCGGTCGGCCCGGGCTCTCGCAGAGGAGTGCGGCATCCCGACGTTGTGGCCCAGCGCCCTGTCCACCAGAGACGGTGCCACCGGCGGCCGGGCGGGTGCGGCGGTCGTGGTCCAGGGCCTGACGGACACCGAATCCAGGATGGCCACCCTGGCCGCCCAGGGTCACACCAATCGTGAGATCGCCGAGAAGCTCTTCCTGACGGTCAGCGCGATCGAACAGCGAATGACGCGCATCTACCGGAAGCTGGACGTCAACTCGCGCAGCGAACTCGCCGGACGGCTGCGGTTCGACCGCCCCGGTACGACGGTGCTGGATCCGCTGACGCGGGGCACGGACCCCCCGGGCGGCCGTCCGTCCGGCCCTCGGCCGCGCTGA